Proteins encoded together in one Temnothorax longispinosus isolate EJ_2023e chromosome 5, Tlon_JGU_v1, whole genome shotgun sequence window:
- the Dh44 gene encoding diuretic hormone 44, whose amino-acid sequence MNVINLHSSCTMILLGILASTTIIGLTSSAPLSSYESRDVSDDRPKIFLLIDQRIPELEDEMLNSENDLGSDVMRTKRIGSLSIVNNFDVLRQRVMLELARRKALQDQRQVDENRRFLESIGKRSVSDAGRNVRSGMKNSRERPAASNRNEWTEENNPLFRGSQDDDRTVQTNELRLLK is encoded by the exons AtgaacgttattaatttacattcttCCTGCACGATGATACTGCTCGGTATCTTGGCGTCGACGACGATAATCGGCCTCACAAGTTCCGCTCCTCTGTCGTCGTACGAAAGTAGGGACGTGTCGGACGATCGTCCCAAAATTTTCCTGTTGATCGATCAAAGAATACCAGAATTGGAG GATGAGATGCTGAATTCGGAGAACGATCTCGGCTCAGACGTGATGCGCACCAAGAGGATCGGGTCCCTGTCGATCGTCAACAATTTTGATGTGTTGAGGCAGAGAGTCATGCTGGAGCTGGCGCGTAGAAAGGCACTGCAGGATCAGCGGCAGGTCGACGAGAATCGTCGCTTCCTCGAGAGCATTGGCAAAAGATCGGTGTCGGACGCCGGCAGAAACGTGAGATCCGGCATGAAGAACAGCCGCGAACGGCCTGCAGCGTCCAACAGGAACGAATGGACCGAAGAGAACAATCCCTTGTTCCGTGGATCGCAAGACGACGATCGGACG GTACAGACTAACGAGCTCCGCCTGCTGAAATGA